From a region of the Candidatus Binatia bacterium genome:
- a CDS encoding phosphoribosylanthranilate isomerase, which produces MRTRIKVCGITSAEDARFALDSGADFLGLVLTESPRRVDAARARSIRESLPGGAPLVGVFAEEPPETVAPLAEALGLHAVQVAGWLEREGTFPFEVWHVLRGATLPDPTTLPMIPLRTYHLDAYDPARAGGTGRLADWAWAASAVEVGRRLIVAGGLNPDNVGTLVRDVRPYGVDASSGLESAVGKKSPEKVRAFVERIRAADQSRPKRS; this is translated from the coding sequence GTGAGGACGCGCATCAAGGTCTGCGGCATCACGAGCGCCGAGGACGCGCGGTTCGCGCTGGATTCGGGCGCCGACTTCCTGGGCCTGGTGCTCACCGAATCGCCCCGGCGGGTCGACGCGGCCCGGGCGCGCTCCATCCGGGAGTCGCTCCCGGGCGGGGCGCCGCTCGTGGGCGTCTTCGCGGAGGAGCCGCCCGAGACCGTGGCCCCGCTCGCGGAAGCGCTCGGACTCCACGCCGTCCAGGTGGCGGGCTGGCTGGAACGCGAGGGAACCTTTCCGTTCGAGGTGTGGCACGTGCTGCGCGGCGCCACGCTTCCCGACCCCACGACCCTGCCGATGATTCCGCTCCGAACGTACCACCTGGATGCCTACGACCCCGCGCGCGCCGGCGGCACGGGACGGCTCGCCGACTGGGCGTGGGCCGCCTCCGCGGTGGAGGTCGGGCGCCGCCTGATCGTGGCGGGGGGACTCAACCCCGACAACGTCGGGACCCTGGTGCGGGACGTTCGTCCCTACGGCGTGGACGCTTCCAGCGGCCTCGAGTCCGCGGTGGGGAAGAAGAGTCCCGAGAAGGTGCGCGCCTTCGTCGAGCGGATCCGCGCCGCGGACCAGTCGCGTCCCAAGCGATCATGA
- a CDS encoding putative Ig domain-containing protein yields the protein MKFGFRHLILSALLLLAFAANAKAQYLWMDTNGDGVNTSADVMSPNGTGTTVDVWLNTAHNKDGSAAVCQSGDPDATLQTWNSFATHINASGGTVTFTGYTNQVAAFTINCSNNGVAFNANSTEMAQCQATGTPVGNGGVNIKLFTVTVTGVTGTPSLVFVPGNTQDNNPTSFGSACGGLDFDNTIKLGTDFMDADGIGAAAGGNSSPVINAPATATGTEGQSFTLSATATDADAADNLSLTATGYPASLTLTPGSGVSPVTATLTGTLGFGDQGSYSIVWSVSDGHNPPVTTTTNLTVTNVDRAPTVSAPATASGAENTLITYTVSAADPDGDAILSLTAAPLPSGATFTANATKTAGTFSWTPTFSQSGTYTVTTTATNSLSGSATTTITVTNADRAPVVTAPATASGAANSLITFTVTASDPDADAITSLTASPLPTGATFTANASNTSGTFSWTPTNAQTGTFNVTFTAANSLSGTATTAITVTAGDRAPVVTAPATASGAENTLITFTVTASDPDADPITSLTAAPLPSGATFTANASNTSGTFSWTPSFTQSGSYSVTFTAANALTGTATTSITVTNADRAPVVTAPATASGAANTLITFTVTASDPDGDAITSLAAAPLPSGATFTANASNTSGTFSWTPTSGQTGTFNVTFTATNALTGSATTAITVTPPGDTAPQVTAPPTAAGDENTTINFVVTASDPDADPITSLTASPLPSGATFTANATNTAGTFNWTPSFTQSGTYNVTFTASNALTGSAVTAITVNNVDQAPAVTAPATASGAEGTLITFTVTASDPDGDAIASLTGAPLPSGATFTANATNTAGTFSWTPSATQSGTYSVTFTASNALSGSATTAITVNNVDAAPIVTAPLSQSGGEGTTITFTVTASDPDGDPITSLTASGTAITAGATFTADASNTTGTFEWVAAGPQGSYSVTFTASNALSGSATTTVNVTGVNHEPVVTAPANATGDEGTLITFTVSATDADGDHVTLQALGLPSGATFTDNGDNTGTFSWTPGFNQAGSYTVTFQGSDGNGGTGTANTVVTVTDVNRAPTADAGGPYSGVINVAISFDGSGSSDPDGDTLTYAWDFGDGSTGTGVNPSHAYTAGGTYTVTLTVTDTGLLTGTATTTATISTTLSAMAFTVGGNKTTSLGAGKPYTCIQLEAVDNSFQNTDVDISSIKMVSTGTGSVSEIFADASKSSVDGDKNGDGVQEIVACFKKSDLRLLFSNLPAGRNTVNVTIEGSLTSGATFSAPLTLIVKSTGAVLVASVSPNPLNPQAKLTFATSKPGAVRVQMFDPQGRLVKTIADERAAMAGYHDYTIDGRSSTGAKLASGVYFVKIVSEADGSTVTRVTIMK from the coding sequence ATGAAGTTCGGATTTCGGCATCTCATCCTGTCCGCATTGCTGCTCCTCGCGTTCGCCGCGAACGCGAAGGCGCAGTACCTGTGGATGGACACCAACGGCGACGGCGTGAACACCTCCGCGGACGTCATGAGCCCGAACGGCACGGGTACGACCGTGGACGTCTGGCTCAACACCGCGCACAACAAAGACGGCTCGGCCGCGGTCTGCCAGTCGGGCGATCCCGACGCGACGCTTCAGACCTGGAATTCCTTCGCCACGCACATCAATGCCAGCGGTGGAACGGTCACCTTCACGGGTTACACGAACCAGGTGGCGGCCTTCACCATCAACTGCTCCAACAACGGCGTGGCGTTCAACGCGAACAGCACCGAGATGGCGCAGTGCCAGGCAACCGGCACGCCGGTCGGCAACGGCGGCGTCAACATCAAGCTGTTCACCGTCACCGTCACCGGGGTCACCGGCACCCCGTCGCTCGTCTTCGTGCCGGGCAACACCCAGGACAACAACCCCACCTCCTTCGGCAGCGCGTGCGGTGGGCTCGACTTCGACAACACGATCAAGCTGGGCACGGACTTCATGGACGCCGACGGCATTGGCGCGGCCGCGGGCGGCAACTCGAGCCCGGTGATCAACGCTCCGGCGACGGCGACCGGCACCGAGGGGCAGTCGTTCACGCTGTCGGCGACGGCGACCGACGCGGATGCGGCCGACAACCTTTCGCTCACCGCGACCGGCTACCCGGCGTCGCTCACGCTCACGCCGGGCTCCGGCGTCTCTCCGGTGACCGCCACGCTGACCGGCACGCTCGGCTTCGGCGACCAGGGCAGCTACTCGATCGTCTGGTCGGTCTCGGACGGGCATAACCCGCCGGTCACCACGACGACGAACCTGACCGTCACGAACGTCGACCGGGCGCCGACCGTCTCGGCTCCGGCCACGGCGTCGGGCGCCGAGAACACGCTGATCACCTACACCGTCTCCGCCGCCGATCCGGACGGGGACGCGATCCTTTCGCTCACCGCGGCGCCGCTTCCGTCGGGCGCCACCTTCACGGCGAACGCCACCAAGACCGCGGGAACCTTCAGCTGGACGCCGACCTTCAGCCAGTCGGGCACCTACACCGTCACGACGACCGCGACGAACTCCCTGAGCGGCTCGGCCACGACGACGATCACGGTCACGAACGCGGATCGCGCGCCGGTGGTCACGGCTCCCGCGACGGCTTCGGGCGCCGCGAATTCGCTCATCACCTTCACGGTGACGGCATCGGATCCGGACGCGGACGCGATCACCTCGCTGACGGCGTCGCCGCTTCCGACCGGCGCCACGTTCACGGCCAACGCGTCCAACACCTCGGGCACGTTCAGCTGGACGCCGACCAATGCCCAGACGGGCACGTTCAACGTCACCTTCACGGCGGCGAACAGCCTCTCCGGCACGGCGACGACGGCCATCACGGTGACGGCGGGCGATCGCGCGCCGGTCGTCACGGCTCCGGCGACGGCTTCAGGCGCCGAGAACACGCTGATCACCTTCACGGTGACGGCGTCGGACCCGGACGCGGATCCGATCACTTCGCTCACGGCCGCCCCGCTGCCTTCGGGGGCGACGTTCACGGCGAACGCCTCGAACACCTCGGGGACCTTCAGCTGGACGCCTAGCTTCACCCAGTCCGGCTCGTACAGCGTGACCTTCACGGCGGCGAACGCGCTCACGGGCACGGCGACGACGTCGATCACGGTCACGAACGCCGACCGGGCGCCGGTGGTCACGGCTCCGGCGACGGCCTCGGGTGCCGCGAATACGCTCATCACCTTCACCGTCACCGCGTCGGATCCCGACGGCGACGCGATCACGTCGCTCGCGGCCGCCCCGCTTCCTTCGGGCGCCACGTTCACGGCGAACGCTTCGAACACCTCGGGGACCTTCAGCTGGACCCCGACCAGCGGTCAGACGGGCACGTTCAACGTGACCTTCACGGCCACGAACGCGCTCACCGGCTCGGCCACGACGGCGATCACGGTGACGCCTCCGGGCGACACGGCGCCGCAGGTCACCGCGCCTCCGACCGCCGCGGGTGACGAGAACACGACCATCAACTTCGTCGTCACCGCCAGCGATCCCGATGCGGATCCGATCACCTCCCTCACGGCGTCGCCGCTGCCTTCGGGCGCGACGTTCACGGCGAATGCCACGAACACCGCGGGGACGTTCAACTGGACGCCCAGCTTCACGCAGTCGGGGACGTACAACGTGACGTTCACCGCCTCGAACGCGCTCACCGGCTCGGCCGTCACGGCGATCACGGTGAACAACGTCGACCAGGCGCCGGCGGTCACGGCCCCTGCGACGGCTTCGGGCGCTGAGGGCACGCTGATCACCTTCACGGTCACGGCCTCCGACCCGGACGGCGACGCGATCGCGTCGCTCACGGGCGCGCCGCTGCCTTCGGGCGCGACGTTCACGGCCAACGCCACGAACACCGCGGGCACCTTCAGCTGGACCCCGTCGGCGACCCAGTCCGGCACCTACAGCGTGACCTTCACGGCGTCGAACGCCCTCTCGGGCTCGGCGACGACGGCGATCACGGTGAACAACGTCGACGCCGCACCGATCGTCACGGCTCCGTTGTCGCAGTCGGGCGGCGAGGGCACCACGATCACCTTCACGGTCACCGCGTCCGATCCGGACGGCGACCCGATCACGTCGCTGACCGCGAGCGGCACGGCGATCACGGCGGGCGCCACCTTCACGGCGGACGCTTCGAACACGACGGGCACCTTCGAGTGGGTAGCGGCCGGTCCGCAGGGCTCCTACTCGGTGACCTTCACGGCGTCGAACGCGCTCAGCGGCTCGGCGACGACGACGGTCAACGTCACGGGCGTGAACCACGAGCCGGTCGTCACGGCTCCGGCCAACGCGACGGGTGACGAGGGAACGCTCATCACCTTCACCGTGTCGGCGACGGATGCCGACGGCGACCACGTCACGCTCCAGGCCCTGGGCCTTCCGTCGGGCGCGACGTTCACCGACAACGGCGACAACACCGGCACCTTCAGCTGGACGCCGGGCTTCAACCAGGCGGGCAGCTACACGGTGACCTTCCAGGGCAGCGACGGCAACGGCGGCACGGGAACGGCCAACACGGTGGTCACCGTGACCGACGTGAATCGCGCTCCGACGGCGGATGCCGGCGGGCCGTACAGCGGCGTGATCAATGTGGCGATCTCGTTCGACGGCTCCGGCTCGTCGGATCCCGACGGCGACACGCTGACCTACGCCTGGGACTTCGGTGACGGCAGCACGGGGACCGGGGTGAACCCGTCCCATGCCTACACCGCGGGCGGCACCTACACGGTGACCCTCACGGTCACCGATACGGGCCTGCTCACGGGCACGGCCACGACCACCGCGACCATCTCGACGACGCTCTCGGCGATGGCGTTCACGGTCGGCGGCAACAAGACGACGTCCCTGGGCGCGGGCAAGCCGTACACCTGCATTCAGCTGGAAGCGGTGGACAACTCCTTCCAGAACACCGACGTCGACATCTCCAGCATCAAGATGGTCTCCACGGGCACCGGCTCGGTCTCCGAGATCTTTGCCGATGCTTCGAAGAGCAGCGTCGACGGCGACAAGAACGGCGACGGCGTCCAGGAGATCGTGGCGTGCTTCAAGAAGTCCGACCTGCGGCTCCTGTTCAGCAACCTGCCGGCCGGGCGCAACACCGTGAACGTCACGATCGAAGGAAGCCTCACGTCGGGCGCGACCTTCAGCGCTCCGCTCACGCTGATCGTCAAGAGCACGGGCGCGGTTCTGGTGGCCAGCGTGTCGCCGAACCCGCTCAACCCGCAGGCCAAGCTCACGTTCGCGACGAGCAAGCCGGGCGCCGTCCGGGTCCAGATGTTCGACCCGCAGGGCCGTCTGGTGAAGACGATCGCCGACGAGCGCGCGGCCATGGCCGGCTACCACGACTACACGATCGACGGACGCTCCTCGACCGGCGCCAAGCTGGCCTCGGGCGTCTACTTCGTCAAGATCGTGTCGGAGGCGGATGGCAGCACGGTGACGCGAGTCACCATCATGAAGTAG
- the trpB gene encoding tryptophan synthase subunit beta, whose amino-acid sequence MSARAGQPAEGRFGAYGGRYVPETLLGPVLELAEAYEAARRDPSFQAELDSELRNFAGRPTPLALAPRFAARAGVARVYLKREDLLHTGAHKINNAIGQALLARRIGKKRLVAETGAGQHGVATATAAARYGLACTVYMGEVDMARQRPNVERMRLLGAEVRPVASGSRTLKDAINEAMRDWSGSVRDTHYLLGSVLGPHPYPTMVRDFQAVIGREAREQFLEAEGRLPDLLVACVGGGSNSIGLFHAFLGDAAVRMVGVEAGGEGIATGRHAARFAEPAEGILHGTRTLVLQDAAGQVRETHSISAGLDYPAVGPEHAMLGAAGRVVYDTATDAEALASFSALATEEGILPALESSHALAYVLREGASGKIPPASVIVVNLSGRGDKDLSVIEGLLRPGSGQAKA is encoded by the coding sequence ATGAGCGCGCGCGCGGGCCAGCCGGCGGAGGGGCGCTTCGGCGCCTACGGCGGACGCTACGTGCCGGAGACCCTCCTCGGCCCGGTGCTCGAGCTGGCGGAGGCGTACGAAGCCGCGCGCCGCGACCCCTCGTTCCAGGCCGAGCTGGATTCGGAGCTCCGGAATTTCGCCGGCCGGCCGACCCCGCTCGCCCTGGCGCCGCGCTTCGCCGCGCGCGCCGGGGTCGCGCGCGTCTACCTGAAGCGCGAAGACCTCCTCCACACCGGCGCCCACAAGATCAACAACGCGATCGGCCAGGCGCTCCTGGCGCGGCGGATCGGCAAGAAGCGGCTCGTCGCGGAGACGGGGGCGGGGCAGCACGGCGTGGCCACCGCGACCGCGGCCGCGCGCTACGGTCTGGCGTGCACGGTCTACATGGGCGAGGTGGACATGGCCCGGCAGCGGCCCAACGTGGAGCGCATGCGGCTCCTCGGGGCGGAGGTTCGCCCCGTGGCCTCCGGCTCGCGCACCCTGAAGGATGCCATCAACGAGGCGATGCGCGACTGGTCGGGCTCGGTGCGCGACACGCACTACCTGCTCGGGTCGGTGCTCGGTCCGCACCCCTACCCGACGATGGTCCGGGACTTCCAGGCGGTGATCGGCCGCGAGGCGAGGGAGCAGTTCCTGGAAGCCGAAGGCCGTCTTCCCGACCTTCTCGTCGCCTGCGTGGGCGGCGGGAGCAACTCCATCGGCCTCTTCCACGCCTTCCTGGGGGACGCCGCCGTCCGGATGGTCGGGGTCGAGGCCGGGGGAGAGGGGATCGCGACGGGGCGCCACGCCGCGCGCTTCGCCGAGCCGGCCGAGGGGATCCTTCACGGGACCAGGACCCTGGTGCTCCAGGACGCCGCGGGCCAGGTGCGGGAGACCCACTCCATCTCGGCGGGGCTCGACTACCCGGCCGTGGGGCCCGAGCACGCCATGCTGGGCGCGGCGGGCCGCGTGGTCTACGACACCGCCACCGACGCGGAGGCGCTGGCCTCCTTCAGCGCCCTCGCCACGGAGGAGGGGATCCTTCCGGCGCTGGAGTCGAGCCACGCGCTTGCCTACGTCCTTCGGGAGGGGGCGTCCGGAAAAATCCCACCCGCTTCCGTGATCGTGGTAAACCTGTCCGGACGCGGCGACAAGGACCTTTCGGTTATCGAAGGGCTCCTCAGACCCGGTTCCGGCCAAGCTAAGGCTTGA